The genomic region AAAACACAGTATTGAGTAAATTGATTTTACGGTTGATCTGAAGCCCAAAAGCTACAAAGCTAAACATTAATGATGCGCGAACTACCGAAGCCGAAAAACCAGTTAGCACGGCGAAACTCCAAATTCCGATTACAGTAATTGTGAGTTTTAACCATTTAGATTGTTGCAGTGGTTTTAGAAGAAAATTAATGAGTAATAAAATGATACCAACATGTAATCCTGAAACGGCCAAAATATGAATGGCCCCAGCGGCAGCATAGCTTTGATATAATTCATCTGAAATATCATTGCGCTCTCCTAAAATTAAAGCTTTAATTACGGCAAGTTCATCTTTTTTGAAACCGGTATCCTGCAAAGCTTGGAGCAGTGATACTCTTAATTTAGTACGTAGAGGTGGGGCAGGGTTTTGATGGATTAAAATTTGGTGCTCTGAAAGCTGAATTTGATAGAATACCCCTTGAAATTTCATGTATTCTGCATAGTTGAATTGATGCGGATTTAATGCTGGACTGATGTTTGTTATTTGTGCCGGAACCGTAATTTTCTGCCCAACTTCTAAATTGGATTTTAAAGGAATGCCCACTAAAATTTTGCCAGAAGTAGGCATTGATTTTGTCGAATCTTGCGAAAGGGTAACTCGATGTACTTCGGCAATAAAACGTTTTTGAAAATTAGGTTTTAGTACTTCCGTTAGTTTCAGTTGTAAAAAATCTTCATTAGACTGAACCAGATTTGAAAAATATTGAGAGCGATTTTCAGGTGATTTAAGCTCGTAGGAAATGCTTCCTAACAAAAATAGAATGAGATAACAGGAAATACCAAAATAAGCTTGTTGATAGAGCTGAATATGGGCTCTAAAGAAGAAGAATATGAAAATGGGAAAGATGATTCCGCTAGAAATAAAGATAAGCACTAACGGAATTTCAAAAAAATGCACCGCTAAGATTCCGCATAAAAATGCAATAGAAAATTTAAGAATTTTAGTATTTATAAACCCCATATTCTTGTTGCCAGTTATAAAGTAGGGTCAGTTTAAAATTAATAATTTTCACTCAATATTTCAGGGCTCAAATGGCATTAAGAACTTTACGATTTTCTAACTAAAGACTAATAAATTTTAAAAGGAGTAATGATCGTTGGATAATACTACTGAAATCGTAGGCTTTCATTTTCCGATTTCAATACTATATGAATTTTATGGACAATCAATTTGAAGGATGCCATCTATCGTCTATTGAAGAATGATTTTTTATGGCTTCTATATTCCGGAACTGTATTAGATTATCCTCCTTGCCATCACGAAGGTGTTGTTCCAGTAATTTTCAGAAAGTTTGCTAATTATTACGCCCTGTGAGGTGGTAGAGTGTATAAAAAGAATATCACCCTGCGAAATATCGACCACGAGCCCAACGTGATTAATTACTTTTCGGTTTTTATCAGTTTCAAAAAACAAAAGGTCACCAACCGTGACGTCTTTTAAATAAAGGCGTTCGCCCTGTAAAGACATCGCACGGGACGTCCTGGGTAAGGCAATATCGTTCTCCTGAAATGAAATATACATTAGGCCAGAACAGTCCATGCCACGTTTTGTAGTGCCGCCGTATTTGTATTTAGTGCCCTCAAAACTTATCGCATAATTTACAATATCGTAAACACGATCATCTTTAGGTTTTATGATCTCCTTATTTTTGGTGATTTTAGGATCATAATGTTTTGTTTTTTGGTAGTTTTTTCGGTTTTGGTGGTAATTATCTTAGGTTTAGAAGCGCCGCAAGAACTTAAAAATATAGCGGTTAAAATCATTATGCCCAGTCTTAGGCTCTGCTTCATTATCATACTTCTTTCTATATTCTTCATCTCGCTTAAGATCGATATTGTACTATTTTTGGGTATTTATTTTATAGAATTATAAATAAGTTTAGCCGTTTCCAAACTGGCGCCGGTTCCTCCCAGCTTTTGTTCTAACTCATAATAATCTTTAAAAATTCGCTCTCTATTTTTCGGTTCCAGGATCTTATTTAATTCGATTTTAAGGGAATCTGAATTAAATTCTCCCTGAATCAATTCTTTTACCACTTCACGATCCATGATTAGGTTGACCAGCGAGATATAGTCTAAATTAATAATTCTTTTTGCAATATGGTATGAAATATAGCTGCCTTTGTAGCAAACAACCTCTGGAACCTTAAAAAGAGCTGTTTCTAAAGTTGCAGTGCCAGAGGTGACCAGAGCGGCATGCGCACAACTTAAAATATCGTAAGTTTTATTCATTACCAGGTTAATATTGTTTTTTTTAAGGTAAGGTGAATAAAACTCCTTTTCCTGGCTTGGTGCCCCGGCGATAACAAACTGATAATCCTTATAGTCCTGTGTGATGCTTAGCATTACTTCCAGCATTTTAGAGATTTCTTGTTTACGGCTGCCGGGCAATAAAGCAATTATTGGTCGTTCGTCCAGGTTGTTTTCAGCTTTAAATTTTGCTATATCCGTATTTTTGCGGTTAGAAATAGCATCAATCAAAGGGTGGCCAACAAAATTTACCGGATAATGATGCTTGTTTTCATAAAAATCCTTTTCGAAGGGGAGGATCACATACATATGATCGATATCGCGTTTTATGGCTTTAATCCTGTTTTCTTTCCATGCCCAGATCTGTGGTGAAATATAAAAGTGGGTGTCGTAGCCTTCTGCTTTTGCCCATTTGGCGATACGTAAATTAAAACCTGGATAGTCTATAAAGATTAATGCATCTGGTTTGTAAGCAGTGATATCTTTTTTACAAAATGAAATATTCCCTAAGATGGTTCGCAGATTCATAAGCACTTCAGCAAACCCCATAAAAGCAAGTTCCCGGTAATTTTTCACCATAGTTCCACCCTGCGCCTGCATAAGATCACCGCCCCAAAACCGAAATTCGGCAGTTGGATCTATTTTCTTTAGAGACCTCATAAGATTGGAAGCATGTAGATCGCCCGAGGCTTCTCCTGCAATGATATAATATTTCACACGGATATTTTTAGGTTAAACATAGTATTTTAAAATTTCAAAACCTTAAAAAGAAACTGCCTGTTTTTAGAACTTCGAGTATATCCTTTACTTATCGATATAAACATCTAGTTTGCTGCTTTAACGTTCTTAGTAAGACATGGATGCAATATGTTTTAATTTTGAATAACTAAAAGTTTCGAATTTTTACCACAGCAATGGCAATCGCAACCACCAGGCATGCCAGCAAAATTCCGCGAGCATGATAAATTTGTTTCTTTCGCATAAAAACGAAAAAGGGTAAAAAATTGAGTATAGCGCCAATGGCTATTAATTTTCCGAAGTAATCGTTGTGGATAGAATCACGAAGGCTTACTTCAAAACTATAGTCAGAGAAAAATATAGTAAACAAAAAAACTCCGCCTATAGTGGTAGAAATACCAATTAAAAAACCTATAGCAATATTGCTTTTACTCATCCAGTTTCCAATCGTTTAATTGGTTGATAAAATGGTGGGCTGTAAGATCAAACTGTACAGGAACTAAAGAAACATATCCGTTTTGCAGGGCCCATTCATCGGTATCCTGGCCTTCATCGTTATTTACAAACTTTCCGCTTAGCCAGTAATAATCGCGGCCTTGAGGATTGGTTCTTTTATCAAATTCTTCCTCCCAATGCGCATTGGCCTGGCGACAAACTTTAATGCCTTTAATTTTCTCTGCAGGTAATTTGGGGAAATTCACGTTTAACACAACCCCTTTGGGGAGTCCGTTTTTAAGAACGTTTTTAGTAATGGCTTTTACATATTTTTTACAAGGTTCAAAATCGGCATTAAGGGAATAATCCAGTAGCGAGAACCCAATAGCAGGAATTCCTTCTACGCCAGCCTCTACAGCAGCACTCATGGTTCCGGAATAAATAACATTTATCGAAGAATTAGAGCCGTGGTTAATCCCACTTACACAAAGATCTGGCTTACGATGTAGGATTTCCTGCGTAGCAATTTTCACACAATCGGCAGGTGTGCCAGAGCAACTATATTCTTTATGATTATAATTTTCCTTTAGTGTAACCGAATCACAAAATAGGGTATCACTAATAGTTATGGCGTGTCCCATACCACTTTGCGGGCTATCGGGAGCCACAACTACTACATCGCCAATCTCTTTCATTACCTGTAAAAGGCTCCTGATTCCGGGAGCTGTAATCCCATCATCATTAGTGACCAGAATTAGCGGTTTTTCTTTACTCATAGCTTAAATTTTATAGTTGCTAAATTAGTAATTTCCTACGGAAAGACTATTTTAGTAGTTTAACAAATTATTAGACGCTGTTCTTATGAATGGCACAGTTTTTAATGTATTTTGTACAGAATTTAATGACGAAATCTATGCGATATATGAAAAGGAATTTAAAAATCCTGATTTTAGCTGTTTTGATGGCAGCTACTTCATGCAGCTTCACCACAAAAAAGTTTGATGACCCTAACAAAGACAAGCTTTTAATCGACCTTATTACTTATGTTCTTAGCCAGGGACATTATGATGCTAAAGAGATAAATGATGATTTTTCTGAAAAAGTTTACAAGCATTATATAGCGAGTTTAGATCCTTCCAAGCGCTTTTTTTATAAAGAAGATATTGAGGAATTTGAAAAATATAAGCTGCTAATTGATGACGAAATCAACAATAAGGAACTTAATTTTTTCGATTTAACCTATTCTAAGTTAGAAAAGCGTAACGAAGAGGCAAAACGCTTGTATACTGAAATCCTGGCTGAACCTTTTGATTTTTCTAAAGAAGAAGATTTTGTAGCTGATGGGGATGACCTGGATTATGTAACTTCTAAATCCGAATTGAAGGAACGTTGGAGAAAGCAACTTAAATTTTCTACCCTTATTAACTATTATGATCTTAAGGAAGACGAGAAAAATAAAAAAGAAAACGATCCTGATTACACTATGAAATCTGATGAGGAGCTGGAGAAAAAAGCTCGCGAAACTACCAGGAATAGTTTATCTGAATATTTTGATTTAACCGATGATCTGGAAAGAAAGGATTATTTCTCTGTTTTTATCAATGCAGTAGTAGAGGAGTTTGATCCTCATACTTATTATTTTGCACCACGTGATAAAGATCGCTTTGATATCCAAATGTCTGGTAAAATAGAAGGGATAGGCGCAAGATTGCAAAAAAAGAATGATGATATTACCATTATGGATGTAATATCTGGCGGGCCTGCCTGGAAAAGCGAAGAGTTGGATGCAGGCGATGTAATTCTTAAAGTGAAGCAAGAAAATGAAAATGAGCCTGTAAATATCTCAGGTATGCGTCTGGATGATGCGGTAGATTTAATTAAAGGACCAAAAGGATCTAAAGTTACCTTAACCGTTCGTAAAAAGTTGCTTGGTAATATAGAGCAGGTTACTCTAACCAGAGATCTTGTTGAGTTGGAAGAGACCTATGCAAAGACGGCTATGGTAGATAAAGATGGAAAACATTACGGGATAATTAACCTTCCAAAATTCTATTTTGATATGGAGGATTATAATAGTCGTAATGCAGCTTCAGATATGCGTAAGGATATTATAGAACTCAAGGAGCAAGGCATGGATGGGCTTGTTGTAGATCTTAGAAATAATGGTGGTGGTTCTTTAAAAACTGTAGTGGATATCGCAGGACTGTTTATTGAAAAAGGACCTATTGTACAGGTGAAATCTAACGGAGAACGTAAAGAAGTGCTAAATGATGAAGATTCTGAGATTGTTTGGGATGGTCCTCTTGTAATTCTGGTAAATGAACTTTCAGCTTCTGCATCAGAGATTTTGGCAGCAGCTATGCAAGATTATAAAAGAGCCGTTATTATTGGAAGCAAGCAAACCTATGGAAAAGGAACCGTACAAAATGTGGTAGACCTTAATCGTTGGTTAAGAAATAATGATTATGGTGATATGGGAGCATTAAAAATTACGACCCAGAAATTTTATAGAGTAAACGGGGGCTCTACCCAGTTAGAAGGAGTGAAGAGTGATGTGGTTGTTCCAGATCGCTACAGTTACGTAGATATAGGAGAGAAAGATCAGGAAAATCCATTGCCATGGGATAAAATAGATCCGGCAGACTATAACATTTGGGATGGTTATGTGGGTTATGAAGAAGCTATTGAGAAAAGTAAGCAACGTATGGCAAAAAGTGAGCAAATTAAGCTTATCGAGCAAAATGCACAGTGGATTAAAGAACAAAGTGAGGATGATACCTATTCTTTAAATTTTGATCGTTATGCCGCAGATGCTGAAAAAAATAGAGAAGTGGCGAAGCAGTATGATGCTCTAAAAGATTATAAAACCAATCTTTCTTTTACTTCTTTACCTTACGAAAAACAGCTATTTAAAGCAGATTCTACCTTACAGGAAAAAAGAGAAAGATGGCACAAGGATTTAAGTCGTGATGTTTATGTTGAAGAGGCTATTAATGTGCTTTCTGATATTAAAAGAAATAACATAAAACATAAAGTAGCAGATTCAGATAAGTTAAAAGACTAATTTCTTTGCTGAACTAATAATTTTAAAACGCCCAAAGTTTTTAACTTTGGGCGTTTTAAATTGGTAAATAAATGTAATGAAACGAAAAATCGTTTATCCTTTGTTAATTCTAATCGTTGCGGCCGCTCTTTTAATAGTGGATCGTTGTTCGATGTAATTATTCTTTTGCTGAATGAGTAATATGTCTTACCACTTTCAGCATATCGCATTAAAATTTGCTTCTTTTCTTCTTTGTTGAAAGGGAATTTTTAGATCTCTTAAGAGATAAAATTAACATTCAACCTAAAATCCTAATTTAGATTTGTAAATAGCATATCGGTAATACTTGTTTCTTAGGTAATAACCTTAAAATGCAGTTAGTGTTTGAAGTGTTTTAAAATAAATTTGTATTTGATAGACAGGCTAAATTCAAGGATTTTATAGATGGATTTTTGAGTAACCCAGTAATGTAGGGTTGAAATGTAAAGACTGATAATTTTCCCTGAAATAGATTTTTTAGTTAGTTTTTTCTTTGTAAATAATATATGTATACTTCTGGAAAGCTAAAAAGACTAACCTAGATTCAGTATTAACTTCTGTAGTGATTTTAGGGTTTGCACAAATAGCTATAATAGCACAAGACTACTGTACTATAGTAAATATGTTTTTAGGTTTAAATTATACTTGGGGGATTGCCCAGAGTTATGGAATTTTGATATTAGAAAGAAAGCCTGTCAGAATCTAGTCTTATAAAGATGAACAATAAAATGGTAAATCCCCATAAACCAGAACCGCCATAACTAAAAAACGGTAAGGGGATACCCACTGTTGGGAAAATTCCTATTACCATTCCGATATTTACCATAAAGTGAAGAAAGATAATTCCAACTACACTATAGCCATAAATACGGTTAAATTGTGATTTCTGCCGTTCTGCCAGAAATATAAGCCTTAGTAATAAACCTATAAATAACAATACGACTAAACCGCTCCCTACAAAGCCCCATTCTTCGCCAACGGTACTAAAAATATAATCGGTGTGTTGCTCTGGTACAAAGTGACCTTTGGTTTGTGTACCTTCTGTCCAGCCTTTACCTGTCCATCCGCCACTACCAATAGCAATTTCACTTTGGTTAGTGTTATAACCTATTCCACGGCTATCTACCTCTTTACCAAGAACGATATTAAAGCGATCCCGATGCCGTTGTTCAAAAATATTATTGAAAATATAGTTTACCGAGAAGGATAAGCCTATACAGGTGGCTACAATAAATAGTAATAAGGGTATCCCCGGTCGCTTTTTCTTCTTTAGTAAGAAGCTTAGTGATGCCAAGGTAATTACAGCCGCTGTAACCCAAATAGGGCCTATTAACAAAGTTCCTACGAATATAAGGACTCCAGATAAGGCAAGTACCAGATAAAGAGCGGAAATGCCTTCTCTGTACAATGGAAAAAAGAATGCGGCATATACCATAGCACTCCCTGGATCTGGTTGAGGTACGATTAGTAACGCGGGTAAAGCAATAATGATAAAAGCTTTAAACTGGTGCGAAAA from Zunongwangia profunda SM-A87 harbors:
- a CDS encoding C40 family peptidase, encoding MDCSGLMYISFQENDIALPRTSRAMSLQGERLYLKDVTVGDLLFFETDKNRKVINHVGLVVDISQGDILFIHSTTSQGVIISKLSENYWNNTFVMARRII
- the lpxB gene encoding lipid-A-disaccharide synthase, which translates into the protein MKYYIIAGEASGDLHASNLMRSLKKIDPTAEFRFWGGDLMQAQGGTMVKNYRELAFMGFAEVLMNLRTILGNISFCKKDITAYKPDALIFIDYPGFNLRIAKWAKAEGYDTHFYISPQIWAWKENRIKAIKRDIDHMYVILPFEKDFYENKHHYPVNFVGHPLIDAISNRKNTDIAKFKAENNLDERPIIALLPGSRKQEISKMLEVMLSITQDYKDYQFVIAGAPSQEKEFYSPYLKKNNINLVMNKTYDILSCAHAALVTSGTATLETALFKVPEVVCYKGSYISYHIAKRIINLDYISLVNLIMDREVVKELIQGEFNSDSLKIELNKILEPKNRERIFKDYYELEQKLGGTGASLETAKLIYNSIK
- the surE gene encoding 5'/3'-nucleotidase SurE, whose product is MSKEKPLILVTNDDGITAPGIRSLLQVMKEIGDVVVVAPDSPQSGMGHAITISDTLFCDSVTLKENYNHKEYSCSGTPADCVKIATQEILHRKPDLCVSGINHGSNSSINVIYSGTMSAAVEAGVEGIPAIGFSLLDYSLNADFEPCKKYVKAITKNVLKNGLPKGVVLNVNFPKLPAEKIKGIKVCRQANAHWEEEFDKRTNPQGRDYYWLSGKFVNNDEGQDTDEWALQNGYVSLVPVQFDLTAHHFINQLNDWKLDE
- a CDS encoding carboxy terminal-processing peptidase gives rise to the protein MKRNLKILILAVLMAATSCSFTTKKFDDPNKDKLLIDLITYVLSQGHYDAKEINDDFSEKVYKHYIASLDPSKRFFYKEDIEEFEKYKLLIDDEINNKELNFFDLTYSKLEKRNEEAKRLYTEILAEPFDFSKEEDFVADGDDLDYVTSKSELKERWRKQLKFSTLINYYDLKEDEKNKKENDPDYTMKSDEELEKKARETTRNSLSEYFDLTDDLERKDYFSVFINAVVEEFDPHTYYFAPRDKDRFDIQMSGKIEGIGARLQKKNDDITIMDVISGGPAWKSEELDAGDVILKVKQENENEPVNISGMRLDDAVDLIKGPKGSKVTLTVRKKLLGNIEQVTLTRDLVELEETYAKTAMVDKDGKHYGIINLPKFYFDMEDYNSRNAASDMRKDIIELKEQGMDGLVVDLRNNGGGSLKTVVDIAGLFIEKGPIVQVKSNGERKEVLNDEDSEIVWDGPLVILVNELSASASEILAAAMQDYKRAVIIGSKQTYGKGTVQNVVDLNRWLRNNDYGDMGALKITTQKFYRVNGGSTQLEGVKSDVVVPDRYSYVDIGEKDQENPLPWDKIDPADYNIWDGYVGYEEAIEKSKQRMAKSEQIKLIEQNAQWIKEQSEDDTYSLNFDRYAADAEKNREVAKQYDALKDYKTNLSFTSLPYEKQLFKADSTLQEKRERWHKDLSRDVYVEEAINVLSDIKRNNIKHKVADSDKLKD
- the rodA gene encoding rod shape-determining protein RodA; amino-acid sequence: MARKTAGFDWLTILIYFLLVCFGWANIYSASLGSGPAGSYFDLDEVYGKQALWIGLSIFLIVIILAIEVKFYQRFSSVIYITALVLLAGLFVFGKTISGATSWYAIGSFRLQPSEFAKIATALALAKYVSDIQTNIKLFSHQFKAFIIIALPALLIVPQPDPGSAMVYAAFFFPLYREGISALYLVLALSGVLIFVGTLLIGPIWVTAAVITLASLSFLLKKKKRPGIPLLLFIVATCIGLSFSVNYIFNNIFEQRHRDRFNIVLGKEVDSRGIGYNTNQSEIAIGSGGWTGKGWTEGTQTKGHFVPEQHTDYIFSTVGEEWGFVGSGLVVLLFIGLLLRLIFLAERQKSQFNRIYGYSVVGIIFLHFMVNIGMVIGIFPTVGIPLPFFSYGGSGLWGFTILLFIFIRLDSDRLSF